A stretch of the Rhizomicrobium sp. genome encodes the following:
- a CDS encoding LuxR C-terminal-related transcriptional regulator, which translates to MVVSALRRTGRSAVKSHPIPMPHGTISADAIAALAPLACARDVSEFWDAALALIRAAVPFDTAFLWYDYYDFANSSQSSLVLEAPWRERDPDYWHARRAHHPTPQFLKDHPGAPLHRVSDALSAEALPHSAFYRRFMQPEGWEFGITLSFWQRQEVRANIVIYRTAAQGDFSAEEEAWLRALHPLIRSVLFRLIHEQQQRALHASLSNFVAGLPIGVMLVNWNLQPVFVNDEGYKQAFFWVHGTERPYTVLPRKMLQVPPDLAAACEVLRRRWLEMDEHGDMPAEHTVPSKHSDLYAVVRAQQVHGVSAHRPSFLIRFGGLGSRAHDAFQPSDEQLKILSQLTPAERKVAILLVRGLSNREIAERLHRERCTVKDHLSHIYGKLGVRNRTQLTSLLSR; encoded by the coding sequence ATGGTTGTCTCCGCCCTCCGTCGCACCGGCCGGTCCGCCGTCAAATCGCATCCCATTCCCATGCCGCACGGCACGATCTCCGCCGACGCCATCGCCGCCCTGGCGCCGCTCGCCTGCGCCCGCGATGTCTCGGAATTCTGGGACGCGGCGCTGGCACTGATCCGCGCCGCGGTGCCGTTCGACACCGCCTTCCTGTGGTACGACTATTACGACTTCGCCAATTCGAGCCAGAGCTCGCTGGTGCTGGAAGCGCCGTGGCGGGAGCGCGATCCGGACTACTGGCACGCCAGGCGGGCACATCACCCCACGCCGCAATTCCTGAAGGATCATCCCGGCGCGCCGCTGCACCGGGTGAGCGACGCCTTGTCGGCCGAGGCGCTGCCGCACAGCGCCTTCTACCGCCGCTTCATGCAGCCGGAGGGCTGGGAATTCGGCATTACCTTGAGTTTCTGGCAGCGCCAGGAGGTGCGCGCCAATATCGTGATCTACCGCACCGCGGCCCAGGGCGATTTCTCGGCCGAAGAAGAGGCCTGGCTGCGCGCCCTTCATCCCTTGATCCGGTCGGTGCTGTTCCGTCTCATCCACGAGCAGCAGCAGCGCGCGCTCCACGCCAGCCTGTCCAATTTCGTCGCCGGATTGCCGATCGGCGTGATGCTGGTCAACTGGAACCTGCAGCCGGTGTTCGTCAACGACGAGGGTTACAAGCAGGCCTTCTTCTGGGTCCACGGCACCGAGCGGCCTTACACCGTGCTGCCGCGCAAGATGCTGCAGGTGCCTCCCGACCTGGCGGCGGCGTGCGAAGTTTTGCGCCGGCGCTGGCTGGAAATGGACGAGCATGGCGACATGCCTGCCGAGCATACCGTGCCATCCAAACATTCCGATTTATACGCCGTGGTGCGCGCCCAGCAGGTGCACGGCGTCTCGGCGCACCGGCCCAGCTTCCTGATCCGCTTCGGCGGACTCGGCTCGCGCGCCCATGACGCGTTCCAGCCGAGCGACGAGCAGCTCAAGATCCTGTCCCAGCTCACCCCCGCGGAGCGCAAGGTCGCGATCCTTCTCGTCCGCGGCCTTTCCAATCGCGAGATCGCCGAAAGGCTCCATCGCGAGCGGTGCACGGTGAAGGACCATCTCAGCCATATCTACGGCAAGCTCGGCGTGCGAAACCGCACCCAGCTCACCAGCCTCCTGTCCCGCTGA
- a CDS encoding TonB-dependent siderophore receptor has product MRIGGLKSAWLCGVACAAAIVLASHGAYAQGEGVESFAIPAEPLSQALDAFAEKTGLQLAYPAELATGIKSRGLTGSYAASEALRLLLAGSGLTFHFANATTIVIERPDTHGARALGPVEVQGAEGVAANGSTDPTATEGTGSYTTTATTIGSKAPLSIRETPQNVSVMTQQQMQDQHLESMADVLNQMPGVTVLNNDGNVNPSFYSRGFEITNFQIDGGAPLNISNTITTAVNILGFTAGFDMAEYDHAELLQGPDGLFSGVGNPSGTVNLVRKRPLDHDQVGLEGAVGSWDNYRAAVDVTGPLDIAGLGDKIRGRLVASYQSQDYFYKTATTNHLLLYGVVEADLTPETLLTVGASFTKQDSLPWFAGLPRYANGDDLHLPVDTSFALPWSRYQTSTPEIFVQLNQKLAGDWTVHVNLTDTAQDTNSKYGFLTGGVTDNPITGTKMEGYQAKSVNRQYLADATVTGSFDLFDRHHQLTAGASYGYVDGVGSLDYSTLYPAPYPPVDIFHFDPGAWPEPASLVPYQGFAAENQSQWRAYMTLRLELLHDLHATGGFSINTFDFKEIDQPLDATGHPDGPPSAPLSYGDHSVVIPYGAVTYDIDDAWSAYFSYTKIFQSVANYFGGPPPGHPLPPILGASYEAGIKGELLGGALNTTLSVYRTNETSYPTILDPTYPPIQNGLSLCCLLDNGDLKSEGVEAAVAGQILPGWQISTSFSYNYNVTVYDGTATDTGEVFSNQTPKYLFKLWTTYRLPDDFKRWQVGFGANAQSAAFGKGSVCVVYRPAPSTRCLTQVPYVVDQPGYGVFGASVSYDIDDHWHAMLNVDNILDKTYYQSIGTAAGGNWYGNPRNFMFTVRYQN; this is encoded by the coding sequence ATGCGTATCGGGGGCTTGAAGAGTGCGTGGTTGTGCGGCGTGGCCTGTGCCGCCGCGATCGTGTTGGCGTCGCACGGCGCATATGCGCAGGGCGAAGGCGTCGAAAGCTTCGCCATTCCGGCCGAGCCGCTGAGCCAGGCGCTCGACGCCTTCGCCGAGAAGACGGGATTGCAGCTCGCCTATCCGGCGGAATTGGCCACCGGCATCAAGAGCCGCGGTCTCACCGGCAGCTATGCGGCGAGCGAGGCGCTCCGCCTGCTGCTCGCCGGCAGCGGCCTGACCTTTCATTTCGCCAACGCCACGACCATCGTGATCGAGCGGCCCGATACGCATGGCGCGCGCGCCTTGGGGCCGGTGGAAGTGCAGGGCGCCGAAGGCGTCGCCGCCAACGGTTCGACCGATCCGACCGCCACCGAAGGCACCGGCAGCTACACCACCACCGCGACGACCATCGGCTCCAAGGCGCCGCTTTCGATCCGCGAGACGCCGCAGAACGTCAGCGTGATGACGCAGCAGCAGATGCAGGACCAGCATCTGGAAAGCATGGCGGATGTCCTCAACCAGATGCCCGGCGTCACGGTCCTCAACAATGACGGCAATGTGAACCCGTCATTCTATTCGCGCGGATTCGAGATCACCAATTTCCAGATCGACGGCGGTGCGCCGCTCAACATCAGCAACACGATCACCACTGCGGTCAACATCCTCGGCTTTACCGCCGGTTTCGACATGGCGGAATACGATCACGCCGAATTGCTGCAGGGGCCGGACGGTCTGTTTTCGGGCGTGGGCAACCCGAGCGGCACCGTCAATCTCGTACGCAAGCGTCCGCTGGATCACGACCAGGTCGGCCTCGAAGGGGCTGTCGGGTCATGGGACAATTATCGCGCCGCGGTGGATGTCACCGGACCGCTCGATATCGCGGGCCTCGGCGACAAAATCCGCGGCCGTTTGGTGGCAAGTTATCAGTCGCAGGACTATTTCTACAAGACGGCGACCACCAATCACCTTCTTCTCTACGGCGTCGTCGAGGCCGATCTTACGCCGGAGACATTGCTGACCGTCGGCGCCAGCTTCACCAAGCAGGACTCGTTGCCGTGGTTTGCCGGCCTGCCGCGCTATGCGAACGGCGACGACCTGCACCTGCCGGTCGATACCTCGTTTGCGCTGCCTTGGAGCCGATATCAAACCTCGACGCCGGAGATCTTTGTCCAGCTGAACCAGAAGCTCGCCGGCGACTGGACGGTCCATGTCAATCTCACGGATACGGCGCAAGACACGAATTCCAAATATGGCTTTCTCACCGGCGGCGTCACCGACAATCCCATTACCGGAACGAAGATGGAGGGCTATCAAGCCAAGAGCGTCAACCGCCAATATCTGGCGGACGCGACCGTCACGGGATCCTTCGATCTTTTCGATCGCCACCACCAACTGACGGCGGGCGCCAGCTATGGCTATGTCGACGGCGTGGGTTCGCTGGATTATTCGACGCTCTATCCCGCGCCCTATCCGCCGGTGGATATCTTCCATTTCGATCCCGGCGCATGGCCCGAGCCGGCTTCCCTGGTACCGTATCAAGGGTTTGCCGCCGAAAATCAGTCCCAATGGCGGGCCTACATGACCCTGCGCCTGGAGCTTTTGCATGATCTGCATGCGACCGGGGGCTTCTCCATCAACACGTTCGATTTCAAGGAAATCGATCAGCCGCTCGACGCAACGGGCCATCCCGACGGCCCGCCAAGCGCCCCACTCAGCTACGGCGATCACTCCGTGGTCATACCCTATGGCGCGGTGACGTATGACATCGACGATGCCTGGTCGGCTTATTTCAGCTACACAAAAATCTTCCAATCCGTGGCCAACTATTTTGGCGGACCGCCGCCGGGCCACCCGCTGCCGCCGATCCTGGGCGCCAGTTACGAAGCCGGCATCAAGGGCGAACTTCTCGGCGGGGCGCTCAACACCACGCTCTCGGTCTACCGCACCAACGAGACGAGTTATCCGACGATTCTGGACCCGACCTATCCGCCGATCCAGAACGGCCTCAGCCTCTGCTGCCTTCTCGACAACGGCGACTTGAAGAGCGAAGGCGTCGAAGCGGCGGTGGCGGGGCAAATCCTGCCCGGTTGGCAGATATCGACCAGCTTCAGCTACAATTACAATGTGACCGTCTATGACGGCACCGCTACCGACACCGGAGAGGTGTTCTCCAACCAGACGCCGAAATATCTCTTCAAGCTGTGGACGACCTACCGCTTGCCGGATGACTTCAAGCGCTGGCAGGTGGGCTTCGGGGCCAACGCGCAGTCGGCGGCTTTCGGCAAGGGGTCTGTCTGCGTGGTCTATCGTCCTGCGCCCAGCACGAGATGCCTGACCCAGGTGCCCTATGTGGTCGACCAGCCTGGCTATGGCGTGTTCGGGGCGAGCGTCTCCTACGATATCGACGATCACTGGCACGCCATGCTCAACGTCGACAACATACTCGACAAGACTTACTATCAGAGCATCGGGACGGCCGCCGGGGGCAACTGGTACGGCAATCCGCGCAATTTCATGTTCACCGTCCGCTACCAGAACTGA
- a CDS encoding FecR domain-containing protein yields MTADPSNAADTQLRRQARAWLARLTTGKAADLAAFEAWRADPAHAAAFEEERRLWRSLAAHRAAFAAGLPAVLPRRRRLWLPIGAMAVTLMLCVLTLGQPLLWLEADRITGPGEIAPVTLPDGSLAMLNTNSALAIDFRSGRRDVALLRGEAWFSVRHNAAHPFRVTAAGGEIRDVGTAFDIRRDAGGRVTVAVTAGEVAVGNAGIRAHAHAGEILRYGAGTAPHAGSGNIAALSSWRSGRVVIDGRSLGDAVDELARYRPGVVFLLSSKASQKVSGNFRISAIDQGLEGLAAARGLTVTYFTPFVVVLR; encoded by the coding sequence ATGACCGCAGACCCCAGCAATGCTGCCGACACGCAGCTTCGACGCCAGGCGCGCGCTTGGCTGGCGCGCCTGACCACGGGCAAGGCGGCGGACCTCGCGGCGTTCGAGGCGTGGCGCGCCGATCCGGCGCACGCGGCCGCTTTCGAGGAAGAAAGGCGGCTGTGGCGCAGCCTCGCGGCCCATCGCGCCGCTTTTGCGGCGGGCCTGCCGGCCGTCCTGCCGCGCCGGCGGCGGCTTTGGCTGCCGATAGGCGCCATGGCCGTGACCCTTATGCTCTGCGTGCTGACGCTCGGGCAGCCGCTGCTGTGGCTCGAAGCCGACCGCATCACCGGGCCGGGCGAGATCGCGCCCGTGACCCTGCCCGACGGCTCGCTGGCGATGCTGAACACCAACTCCGCGCTGGCGATCGATTTCCGTTCCGGGCGGCGCGATGTCGCGCTGCTGCGCGGCGAGGCGTGGTTCTCGGTGCGTCACAATGCAGCGCATCCTTTCCGCGTCACGGCCGCAGGCGGCGAAATCCGCGATGTCGGAACCGCTTTCGACATACGCCGCGATGCAGGCGGTCGCGTCACGGTTGCAGTCACCGCCGGCGAAGTTGCAGTCGGCAATGCCGGAATCCGCGCGCATGCGCATGCGGGCGAGATACTGCGATACGGTGCAGGCACGGCGCCGCACGCCGGGTCCGGCAATATCGCGGCCCTTTCAAGCTGGCGAAGCGGCCGCGTGGTGATCGACGGCCGTTCCTTGGGCGATGCCGTCGACGAATTGGCACGCTATCGTCCCGGTGTGGTATTTCTCCTGAGCAGCAAGGCGAGCCAGAAGGTGAGCGGCAATTTCCGCATCTCCGCCATCGATCAGGGTCTCGAAGGTCTTGCCGCGGCGCGCGGACTGACCGTGACGTATTTCACGCCTTTCGTGGTCGTCCTGCGTTGA
- a CDS encoding RNA polymerase sigma factor produces the protein MAEPDLRELTGEGLVPDADMLFAAYGRNRARLLRFLSRRLGCRATAEDLAQDIWFKLARVRGPVRDPSAFLFQIAANLVRDHAKVERRRAELLNQAMDILWREEDVVTPEHHLVAADALASMDKAIAALPPLSRQIFVLVYFDGLTQGEAAKRLGFSRVTVNHHVRRVLDRLAEVRAGLADEPHRMLNSMRCRIV, from the coding sequence ATGGCGGAGCCGGATCTGCGGGAGTTGACGGGAGAGGGGCTCGTTCCCGACGCCGACATGTTGTTCGCGGCCTATGGCCGCAACCGCGCGCGACTGTTGCGGTTCCTGTCGCGCCGGCTCGGATGCCGCGCCACCGCCGAGGACCTGGCGCAGGACATCTGGTTCAAGCTCGCGCGGGTGCGCGGCCCGGTCCGCGATCCCAGCGCGTTTCTCTTCCAGATCGCCGCCAATCTGGTGCGCGATCACGCCAAGGTCGAGCGGCGCCGCGCCGAACTTCTCAACCAGGCGATGGATATCCTGTGGCGCGAGGAAGACGTCGTCACGCCCGAACATCATTTGGTGGCCGCCGACGCGCTCGCCAGCATGGACAAGGCGATCGCGGCGCTGCCGCCGCTCAGTCGCCAGATCTTCGTTCTGGTCTACTTCGACGGATTGACGCAGGGTGAGGCCGCCAAGCGGCTTGGGTTTTCGCGGGTGACGGTCAACCACCATGTGCGACGGGTGCTGGACCGGCTGGCGGAGGTCCGCGCCGGCTTGGCGGACGAACCGCACCGGATGCTTAACAGCATGCGGTGCCGGATCGTCTAA